From the genome of Candidatus Hydrogenedentota bacterium:
GGCTGAAAGAGTAGATAAGGAAATTGCAATATGGGACACGACCAACCTGTCTTTCTCGTCGATAATCGACAAGAAAGATTCTGTTGGCGCATGTCGCGGCGGCCCGCTTATTGACAGGAACCCATGGCTATCCCTTCACGGGTGCACAATTCTTCCACTTCAATAATGCGCGCTTCGCTCAAACGAAGGGCTAGGCGGTAACCTTTTACAATTATCTCTACAGGATCGCCTAAGGGCGCGTGCCGTTCAACACGCAATTCGGACCCTTTGGTTATCCCCATATCAAGAAGACGTCGCCGCAGACTCAAGGGCGTATTGCCTTGGATGCCCACGATACGTGCGACAGCGCCCGATTCAAGATCAAATAAAGTTTTTTTCATGCTGTAGATCTCAGTTTTATATTAAACGGTATCTTCTCTCATCTCATGCGCTTTGTCATGGACGATGGCACTAGTACACATGGCGCGTTGTTCCTGTGATAAAGGACAAGAAGAACAAGAACATGCGTTTGCACCTCGCTTGAGAATGACACCGCGGACACGTACGAGAATAGCGACCGCTGCTGCGCAAATGATACCAAAAATGACCAGTGTTTCCATAGTGGACTTGGTACTCCGGGTTGTTTTCTAGATGTTTGTTAAAGCATCTCTACCATCTGTTAAGTATACCATACAACACGGGAATGGCTCATCATATTCCACAAAAGCGGCTTAGGACGCAGGGACGCCATCAGAAAATTGGAGCGTACCTTCAGGATCGGCTATGAGCCAGCGTAAAAACCAATCTCCGCGGTTGTTGATCACTTTTACCACGACCCGATTCCAGCCTGCATTGAGAGACAGGGGTACATAAACCCAGCGGCCCGGCGCACGGAAAGCCTGCGCCTTTTCTTGGAGCTCGCCATTGATGTACATTTGGGCAAAATTGTCTGCCTGCATGACGGCGTGGGTCTTTTGCGCGACAGGGCTGTAGACGGCAACATAGTTATAGGCGGAGGCCAAATCTTTGGTCCCTAAAATTCCGTTGTGGTTGAGCAGCCCTTTGCTTGATTCATCGGCAGCGAACCAACTAAGCCCGCCTTCATACTCTTTGCCCGGTTCAAAGCCTTCTTCAGGTCCCAATACTTTGAAGAAATTGGGATTGTCTTTTTTCAGGGTTGCAAGGCTTGCGTCCGCATTAATGGGGCCCACATCAAAAGGACCTACCACTTGCCAGTGTTCAGGACTGCGCCAAAGTTCCAGCGGGTAGAGGGGGGCAGCATTGACTTCTTCCATCGTCATATCTTCTTTAGCGATCCAGTGTCCGTCATATTTGATGCGCCAGGTTACTGCGGGCGGTGTCGCTTCCACCTCAGGGCTTACACGGAAATAGAGGGGCAGCGTATCCTGAGCGCCCGGCTCCAGATCCACTTCTTGCGTCCATACATTGGCGTCAAGTTCTGCGCCGCTTTCGATATCGGTGAGCATGACCCACCCTGAAGCACGGAGCGGCGCAACTTGTAGCTCCACCGTGATGGCTTTGTCGAAAGGATTGCGAAGACGTGCGATGCCCCTCACCTTTAGTAATGCCTCTTGTTCACGTTCCGGCGGCAAGGCGTCCAGTTGTACCACGTCTACATTAATGCTTTTGCGAAATGAGGCGGGCGAAATATCGAGGGGCAAAATCGTACCGTCAGTTTCGACAATCTGGATATCCACGTTATCGCCGTCCACGTTCACGGTGGCAATGGCGTGGAACCCGCCAAAGGCGCGCACTTCGCTCGCCTGGACGCCGGCGCCGG
Proteins encoded in this window:
- a CDS encoding ferrous iron transport protein A; the encoded protein is MKKTLFDLESGAVARIVGIQGNTPLSLRRRLLDMGITKGSELRVERHAPLGDPVEIIVKGYRLALRLSEARIIEVEELCTREGIAMGSCQ